The following proteins are co-located in the Xyrauchen texanus isolate HMW12.3.18 chromosome 43, RBS_HiC_50CHRs, whole genome shotgun sequence genome:
- the pcyox1 gene encoding prenylcysteine oxidase 1 translates to MALRNQSLKTLLFLGLFQVGHRGLASAPEVKEPPKKIAIIGGGIGGTAAAYFMRQEFGSGVKIDVFEAGPVGGRLATENIGGYEYETGGSIIHPLNLHMKHFLDNLGLSPRAELSSKMAIFDGKELTFEESDWFIVNFIRMLWRYGFNFIRMHMWVEGILDKFMRIYQYQQFGYSFSNVERLLHAMGGDGFLTLVNQTLEEAMLAEGFTQVFLNDIVTPVTRVNYGQSVRVNGFVGAVALAGADSGLWAVDGGNKRVCSGLLYHSKADLVSARVTTISMKMRPSKSGSVANFYELNYVGKSGAAHSMYDIVVVATPLHQGVSEINFSGFSPPIPSHFPGRYHQTVATLVHGLLNVSYLGTTDKPEDFLVSDVLTMEKKASIIHSLSSLAPVHIPKGYSRPPASQSNVWKIFSSQPLSQEHLQQIFLSWDSVSEKRWLAYPFYSPPHRRTPPFILHDRLYYLNAIEWAASAMEMSAISARNLALLAHHRWYEQIAKIDQEDLHTRLRGEL, encoded by the exons CAATAATTGGAGGAGGTATTGGAGGCACAGCGGCGGCTTATTTCATGCGGCAGGAGTTTGGGTCAGGAGTGAAGATTGACGTGTTTGAGGCAGGGCCTGTCGGAGGCCGTCTGGCCACTGAGAACATTGGAGGATATGAATATGAGACGGGAGGATCCATTATTCACCCCCTTAATCTGCACATGAAGCACTTTCTGGACAACCTCG GTCTGTCTCCACGAGCTGAATTATCTTCTAAAATGGCGATATTTGATGGAAAGGAGCTGACCTTTGAAGAAAGTGATTGGTTCATTGTGAATTTCATACGCATGCTGTGGAGATATGGATTCAACTTCATTCGGATGCATATGTGGGTGGAGGGCATCCTGGACAAGTTTATGAG GATATATCAGTACCAGCAGTTTGGTTACTCATTCTCCAATGTGGAGAGGCTGTTGCATGCTATGGGTGGAGATGGTTTCCTCACTCTGGTCAATCAGACACTGGAGGAGGCCATGCTGGCAGAGGGCTTCACTCAGGTCTTTCTCAATGACATTGTAACGCCTGTAACACGTGTCAACTACGGCCAGAGTGTCAGAGTAAATGGATTTGTGG GTGCTGTGGCTCTTGCAGGAGCTGACTCTGGTTTGTGGGCTGTAGATGGAGGAAATAAGAGAGTTTGCTCTGGGCTTCTGTACCACAGCAAAGCTGATCTTGTCTCGGCTCGTGTAACTACTATCTCTATGAAGATGAGACCATCCAAATCTG GTTCAGTTGCAAATTTCTACGAGTTGAATTATGTCGGCAAGTCTGGTGCTGCCCATTCAATGTACGACATTGTTGTAGTTGCCACACCTCTCCACCAGGGCGTATCGGAGATTAATTTCTCAGGTTTTTCCCCTCCTATCCCATCCCACTTCCCTGGCCGCTACCACCAAACGGTGGCCACCCTGGTCCACGGTCTACTCAACGTGTCCTATTTGGGCACCACAGACAAACCTGAAGACTTTTTGGTTTCTGACGTCCTCACGATGGAGAAAAAAGCCTCCATCATCCATAGCCTGAGCTCTCTTGCACCGGTGCACATTCCCAAGGGCTACTCTCGCCCCCCAGCCAGCCAAAGCAATGTGTGGAAGATATTCTCCTCCCAGCCACTTTCTCAGGAGCATCTGCAGCAAATCTTCCTTTCCTGGGACTCCGTTTCAGAGAAGCGCTGGCTTGCATACCCATTCTATAGCCCACCGCACCGCAGAACACCTCCATTCATCCTTCATGATCGCCTGTATTACCTCAATGCCATAGAGTGGGCAGCCAGTGCAATGGAGATGAGCGCAATCTCCGCTCGTAATTTGGCTCTGCTTGCCCACCACCGCTGGTATGAGCAGATCGCCAAAATTGACCAAGAGGACCTGCACACTAGACTCAGAGGTGAACTTTAA